The nucleotide sequence TAGGAATTTTTGCGATTGCTTGGTGGCAGCAAGATTGGACAGTCTTAGAAATTATTCTTCTGTGTTGTGCCTTGGGATATAGCTATCAAGGCCCTCCCTTCCGTCTAGGATACCAGGGTTTGGGCGAGATTATCTGTTTTTTTGCCTTTGGACCATTAGCGATCACGGCGGCTTACTATTCACAGACTCAAAGTTTCTCAGCCACGATGCTAGGAGGTTCAGTGTTTATTGGCATTAGCACTTCGATCATTTTATTTTGTTCGCATTTTCATCAGGTAGAAGATGATATCGCAGCCGGCAAGCGTTCACCTATTGTCCGTCTGGGTACGGCCAGAGGAGCTAAACTGTTAAAGTGGAGTACAGCAAGTCTCTATGTTTTGACAGTTTTGTTGATTGGCTTAGGAATTTACCCCCTCGGAACTTTACTGGTTGTCCTCAGTTTACCCTTTGCGATCGCTTTGACGAGTCATGTTCAGCAATACCACGATCAACCTGAAAAAGTCAGCAATTGCAAGTTTTTAGCCGTAAATCTTCATTTTTTCAGTGGGATATTATTCGCCTTGGGTTTCCTACTTTTTTAGGCAACACAATAACTAACGACTAACGACTAATGACTAATTACGAAAAAGAAAAACAAATAGCGATCACAACAGTCACCGCCGCCGCCCAACTGTGTCAACAAGTCCGCCACCAGCAAAACTGGGCAACTCTAAAAAAAGCCGATGCTAGTCCGGTTACTATAGCTGACTTCGGTTCTCAGGCGATCATTTGTCAAGGGTTATCGGTAGCGTTCCCTGATGATCCCATTATCGCCGAAGAAGATGCTACCTTTTTAGAGCAACCTGAATTAGCAGACTCTTTAAAGACAGTAACTCAGCAAGTTCAAAAGCTTATTCCAGGGACAACACCACCTGATGTGATTGATTGGATCAACCGAGGAAATGGCCAAATTGCCTGGGGCACCGAACGAGTTCCGCACTCTCGTTACTGGACTTTAGATCCTATAGATGGCACTAAAGGTTTTATTCGCGGCGATCAATACGCCATTGCTTTAGCCTTAGTAGAAAAAGGAGAAGTTAAATTAGGAATTTTGGCCTGTCCGGCTTTAGCGGCAGATTTTCGTCAACCTAACCGAGATCAAGGGGTAATTTTTCTCGCCATTAGAGGCCAGTCAACAGAGATGATCTCTATAGGCACTCAAAAATCTCAGTTTATTCGGGTTAATGACAGCGATCAAATCGAAAAAATCCGGCGCATTGAAAGTGTAGAATCAGCCCATAGTGATCGCAGTTTACAAATTATTTTAGATCAAACCCTGGGTTTAAGCGGCGCGGCTCAACAGATGGACTCACAAGCTAAATATGGGGCTGTGGCCCGAGGAGAAGCCGATTTATATTTGCGGATTCCTTTAGCTCGAGCCATGTATCAAGAAAATATTTGGGACCATGCGGCCGGTTCAATTATTGTGGAACAAGCAGGAGGAAAGGTTAGCGACCTAGAGGGTAAACCCTTAGATTTTTCCCTTGGTGCTAAATTGAGTAAAAATCGGGGGATTGTCGTCAGTAACGGCAACATACATCCACAAGTTTTAAAAGCCCTCACTCAGATGACACTCCCCTCAACTTCAGACAACTCAGTCTCGATTTAAGCTGAGAAACTATTTACCAAACTGTTGATCAAAAAAGTCTCCCGCGTTGCCGCCATGACGAGAATTAATTCTTAAAGACTGTCCATCTTTAGAAGGTTCATAAGTTAAAGGTTGAGAGGTTTTAATTCTCGACTCTCCTAATGGGACTAAAGTAGAAGCAGGACGTTCGGTCATTAACTGCTGCATTCTTTCAATACGTTTAGGAACAGCCGGATGGCTGCTATCTACTTCAGACCCAGGCATTCTCCCTAAAACTTCTAACATTCTCACGCATCCTTGAGGATCAAAACCCGCCGTCGTTGCATAAATATATCCCTTTTCATCAGCTTCAAATTCATGGGTTCTGCTTTGTTGAGCGATTTTCTCCTGTAATTCAGCATTTTTTTGGGCGACAATTTCTTCAACTCTTTTTTGCGCCTTAGCCATCCGTTGTTGAGCCGCACTATCCGCCGCCGAACCGGCCACATTACCGGCTACACTACCCCAACCGCCAAAAAAACTACCAATCCCTCTAGCCACAGCACCCCCCACAGAGGCCCCTGTCGCTTCAGAATTAGCCGATTCTATTTCTTGTTTAACTTGTTGTTCGGCCTCTTGTTGGATTTGTGCTTGTAAGGCGGCTTGTTCAGTGGGCCCGATGGCCAGATGGCGTTCTGTGTGATGTCCCATTTCATGACCAATGACACAGGCCAGCGCACTCGCATCACCCCCTAATTGATCTAATAAACCACTATAAACAGCGACTAAATTGGCTTCTGTGGCAAAGGCATTGATGTTATATTCTTGAACAATACCAATACGCCAAGGATGTTCATCAAGTCCGTTGGCTCTGGCAAGACGATCTACAATACGATAAACGATATAAACATCTTGGGGTAATTCTTGTTTAGCTTTTTCATAGATTGTTTCTGTAGTAGATTGGGGTTTTTGATTTTGTGTTGAGGGAGCCGGTTTAGCCGCCAACGGACCCACTGTTCCACTGAGCATCGTACAAACAGAAGTAAGAAGTGCTAAACTTTTAACTTTTTGTAACATAACTGACAGCAACTTATAATTTTAACTCCTAAAATACTCTATTTTTTGGTGATCGTCAGGAGGGAAAAAGAAAAAAAATCGGGTCTTGCTGGCTTTAACGGGGTTTTTAAGGTGGTTAATGAGAATTTGCTTTAAATTTAAGTTAATTTTTTGTCGCCCCATTTTTCCTTGCTCTTGGGATTAATTGCCGCTTTAAGTCGGTACAGATATTGTCAGCAACTTGTTGATGTTTCCAATGGGGGGCCCTGGCCACAAATAACTCTCCTTCTATAATCTCATAGCGATTGCCATTATCAGGCAACAAGTCTAAATCCGCAGTTGTCCAACGAACTTTCTCAGTAATAGGTGTTTGCATATCGTCACGCCACGAGAGAGTTTATTTTATTGTATCTTAAAGTCGGATAAATCTCGGCTTAATTGCTGTTACTTTTTCTTTTGAATCCGATAAATTCTGCCATTAGCTTCTTCGGTAAATAATAAACTTCCATCAGGTAAAACCAATAATCCTACCGGTCTTCCCCAAGTAGACGGAACCGATGGCTCAACCAGAAAGCCGGTTAAAAAATCCTCATAATAGCCTAACGGTTTTCCCTGATTATTAAAGGGAACAAAAACAATTTTATAGCCGGTTCCTTGATGGCGATTCCAAGAACCGCGAAAGGCAACAAATGCACCATTATGATATTTTTCGGGAAAAGTCTTTTGAGTATAAAATTTTAAGCCCAAGGCGGCAGAATGCGCTTGAAATAAAACATCAGGTGTAGAAGTTTTAGCCGCTAACTGAGGATTAACACTTTTTTGATGACGAGGGTCTAGTAATTGAGGAGCCAAATAAGTATAAGGCCAGCCATAAAATTGCCCTTTTTCAAGGCGGGTTAAATAATCAGGCACCAAATCATCCCCTAACCCATCTCGCTCATTAACAGTGGTATATAATTGCTGAGTCAGAGGATGAAAATCTAATCCCACAGGGTTACGCAACCCATCAGCAAAAGTTTGTCGATTTGAACCATCTAAATTCATGATCTGTACAGAGGCACGAGGAAGCGGTTCTACATCGGCATTAGTTTGAGAACCAATAGAAACATATAACTTTTGTCCATCAGGTGAAACAATCACATTGCGAGTCCAATGCTGACGATATCCCCCCCCAGGTAAATCGGTAATTTTTTCTCCTTTTCCTTGCAGTTGTTGTTGTCCTTTTTGATAGGGATATCTGCGAACTTGGTTATGATTACCTAAAAAAAAGTATTGACTAGCGAAAGCTATGCCAAAAGGAATTTCTAACCCATTAGATGCGGTTGCAAAAGTTTTATATTCATCAGCTACACCATCATTATTTGTATCTTTGAGAAGGCGAATGCGATTTTGACGAGTTTCTGTCACTAAAACTTCTCCTGTAGGCGTTAACGCTAACCAGCGAGGTTGCTCTAAATTTTCGGCAAAAATATTGACTTCAAACCCTTGGGGAACTTTTAATGTGGGATGATTAGGAATGGGAATTACTTGAGGCGGCTTAGAGGCACTATTACTGGCGTAAGGTAAGGGTAAATTTTTTACTGTAATGCGAATTGGTTGAGGGGTTAACGGTTGGGTAGCTATCAACTGTTTAGCAGGAATATTGCTGGCACTCACAGAGGTTTGAAGGGAAGGAGTGGATTTAATTTTATCTGAAGGACGCTGACAAGCGCAAATGAATGTCAAAATAGCAAATAATACAATTGATGATGGTTTCATGACTGATAAATTCTACAAGGCTCAAGACGAAGCCGAGAAGACCTCATGCTTAAGTCGATTTTTGCCGCTATTTTTTACATCGTACATCAAGTGATCCACTAACTCGATCATCTCATCGATAGATTCTGGTAGGCTTAAAAAGGTCACTACCCCTATGCTAAAACCTACAGGAAAAGATTTTACAGCCATCGCCGCTAAAAGTTTATCCTGAAGGCGAGTTACAACCACTTGTGCAGACCTATAATCAGTTTCAGGGAGCAGCAAAGCAAATTCATCTCCACCTAAGCGAGCGACAATATCTACGCTACGAATGTTAGTCTTAAGGGTATGGCTAAGGGAGCGTAACAGTTGATCGCCCACACTATGACCATAAGAATCATTAACCGTTTTAAAATTATCTACATCCAGATAAGCTAAAGTAAGAGGACGTTGATGTCGGCGAAATCTCTCTACCTCCCAACTTAACAATTCTAAAAAAAACCATCGGTTAGTGATGCCGGTTAGTCCATCTGTTCTAGCCAAGTGTCTTTCTCGTTGATAGACTTTTTTCAATTCCCACAGAAGATAGGTTATCGTTAAAAAGAAGCCTAGTCTAACAGCCACATTCCAATAGGGTATCCAGGGATAAGGATAGCTTTTGGAGACGATCTCACCAAAAAACCAAAGAAAAGCACAAATGATAGAATATAAAATCCCCATACGTAGCCTAGTAAACCAAGTAACCAGGATAATCGGGATAAGGTAAAAGATGGATAGAGAAATGTCAATGATGATGATATAGTCGATCACAGCAATGAGTGCTATCAAGAATAAGCTAATCAAAACGATCACCCAAGGGGGAAGATCTTCTAACTGTTGAATTATTTTCACGTTTAAAATCAGATCAAAAAACTCTTATGATTTCTATTATCGAACAACTCAAGCAACGTTTTACTCAAGCCTTAAAAATCGCATTTGAGCAAGATTTCACTGAGATAGAGGGGTTGGTTGTACCGGCAACGAATCCTAAGTTTGGAGACTATCAGTCTAATGTAGCCTTGTCTTTAGCTAAACCCTTAAAACAATCTCCAAGAGCCATAGCAGAACAATTAGTCAAGGCGTTAGAGATCAGTGATTTATGCGAACCGCCTCAAATTGCAGGACCTGGTTTTATTAACTTTACCCTGAAACGGAGTTATTTAGAAAATCAAATTAGCATCCTTCAAAAAGATCCGCGCTTAGGTGTAGAAAAAGCCGCTCCTCCTCAAAAAATCGTCATTGATTTTTCTAGTCCAAACATTGCTAAAGAAATGCACGTAGGACATCTACGTTCTACCATTCTAGGCGACTGTCTGGCCAGAATTTTAGAATTTAGAGGTCATGAGGTTTTACGTCTTAATCATGTGGGAGACTGGGGAACTCAATTTGGGATGTTAATTGCTTATTTAAGAGAAGTTTATCCAGACGCTTTAACCACTGCCAATGCTCTCGATTTAGGGGATTTAGTCTCTTTTTATAAAAAAGCTAAAATTCGCTTTGATGAAGATGAAACTTTTAAAGAAGAAGCAAGACAAGAAGTGGTTAAATTACAAGCAGGAGCCAATGATAGCGGCCATGCTTGGCAATTATTATGTGAACAATCTCGACGGGAATTTCAAGGAATTTATGATATTCTTGATATTAAACTGGTAGAGAGAGGGGAATCTTTTTACAATCCTATGCTGTCGGGAATCCTTACCCAGTTAGATGAACAAGGATTATTAACTGAGGATCAAGGTGCTAAATGTGTATTTCTAGAAGGATTTACCAATAAAGAGGGAGAACCCCTACCTTTAATTGTGCAAAAATCCGATGGGGGATATAACTATGCGACGACAGATTTAGCTGCTTTGAAATACCGGGTGGAACAAGACCAAGCCACAAGAATTATTTATGTGACTGATGCCGGGCAGGCTAATCATTTTGCTCAGGTGTTCCAAGTGGCTAAAAAGGCCGGGATTTTGCCGGAGAATGTAGAAGTTGTTCATGTGGCTTTTGGAATTGTTAAAGGAGAAGACGGGAAAAAATTAAAAACCCGTTCAGGAGAAACGATTAAATTAAAAGACTTAATTGATGAAGCCATTGCTCATGCTCGCCGAGATTTAGAAACAAGACTAAGCAGCGATGAACGTACTGAATCCCAGGAATTTATTAATCATGTTGCTCAGGGCGTAGGAATTAGTGCGATTAAATATGCTGATTTAAGTCAAAATAGAGTCAGTGATTATATTTTTAGTTATGATAAAATGCTGGCTTTACAAGGCAATACAGCACCCTATATGCTCTATGCTTATGCTCGTGTACAAAGTATTAGTAGAGAAGGAAATATAGATTTTAACCAGTTAGATGAAGGAGCGAGTGTTCTCCTCACAGAAGAGGCAGAATTAGTTTTGAGTAAATGCCTTTTGCAATTGACAGAAGTTATTCAAGATGTAGAAAGAGATTTACTGCCCAATCGATTGTGTGAGTATCTATATGAACTGAGCAAAAAATTTAATAAGTTTTATGAAACTTGCCCAGTTTTAAAATCAGAAGATCCCATTAAAACATCCCGCTTAATCTTATGTGATTTAACAGCAAAAACCTTAAAATTAGGATTATTTTTGCTAGGAATTTCAGTTTTAGAGCGGATGTAAGTTGGTAAGCCGCCATCAAATGAAAGCCATTAAGTCTTTGATTAAGACTATGTAAGCAAATTTTGACAGAAATTTGAACAATCGAGGGAAAAAGCGATTAGGAATTGAGAATTAACCCCAATTATAACTTCCGATACCTATAAAACTTTCCCCCTTATGCAACAATAAGAAAAGATTAACAAATTTCTGAACTATGCCAAGCAAAAAAGTCCACGTCCAAGAATATACCGTTAGGTCTCATTATCGAACCATTCATACTCGGGTTTTCCGGCTCATCTGTAGTTATTGCCATGATGAAGTAGAGAGAGAAACTTATGCCACAACCTGTCCCAAATATGGCAACAAATGCAATGGAGTCGCTAGTAAATGTCTCCGTTGTGAAAAACCGAAAACCTAACAGGAGCCACTGAACAGCTATGTTAAATTTTCCTCCTCCACCCCCCCCCCCTAAAGTTAATAATCAGGTTTTAAATCAACTAGCAGATTATTATCGCCAGTTAGTAGAATATCATCAGCGAGCGATGGCATTAGCGGCTCAACAACTAGCTCATATAGAAGCTTTGTTAACTCCTAGCCTGCTACCGGATTTTAGTGCCATTCATGGTGAGTTTGACTCGGACGACCATTCTATTCGCTTAGAAGATATTACCCCTTTATTAGAGTTGCCATCTTCGGATGAACCCGACTTAAGCGGTGAGTCTCTTTTCTTCAAACAAGGCCGAGCCACCATGACAGAGGAACTCAAGGACCTTCTTGAGCGTAATCGCGGTAAGATTTTACAGATTAATTATATTGTTAGAAAACTTTATGGCTTAGTGCCGGATCAATACCTCGAGGAAATGACTCAAGCCACTAAAAAACTCCTAGAAGAGGGCGCAAGAGAAAAAAAATGGTACGCGATGCCAGACTCTCCGGAATGCTGGACCATTGATCTCAAGGAATTTCCAGATTTATGGCATTCTTCTAAAAATCTCTCACAACCTAAAAAGTCGGCTCATGTAGCCCAGAGTGCCCGCTTACCCTATTCAGCAAAATTAGCCGCCTATGGAACAACTACAGCAGCCATCCGTGCTTGTCTGCAAGAACATCATCCTCATAGTATGACTACCCCTCAAGTTTTAGATTGGCTTTATCCAGATGGGATAGCTGAAAAGCACAAAAAAAAAGCGGCAGAAGCCATTAATAATGTCTTGTCCAAAGGTTCTGGCTTAAAGGGTTGGCGACGAGTGGCCCTGGGGCAATATCTTTGGACCGGATAAATGATGCGATGGTTGCCCGTCAATTATCCTAGATTTTACCCGCCAGAGCGATAAAAGTTTTATCCAAGGGGTTTGTCCCCTTGGCAGGTTTCCGTATAAATCGTTACATATAGTTATATTCATTTAATAATTTCAATATACAGCTAAATGATTGTGTTTAAATCTATCAAAAGACTTAATGCTGAGGTCGGTTAAGAGAAAGAGTAAAAGTGTATTGTTTTGCGGGCATAAGCGCTCGCTTTCTACAAATATCCTTTTGTGATCAAGCTCACAGGAGCTATTCTAATTTTCGCGTAGCTTAGGGATATAAAATATAGACCAGGAAACAATAATGGACATTTTCAAGGTTTTGGGAGAGATGGGATCGCTTAAGTCTGCCATCGGACGCGCCTACACTCAGGCAACCGATACCACAAGCTCCACAAGTCTGAATGGCACTTGTGAGCAATATTTTCGAGTCGAGATATACCATCAATCCGGTAAAGTAACTACTCAGGAGTTCAAAGAGCTAAATCAAGCAATGCAGTCTTACTCCCATCAGTTAGCTAACTATGGCAAAAGGAAACTGAGGGTTTACGCGGTGCAGCCATCTGGAGAGAGTTTAATAGTCAGCCACCGTTGAGCGAAACCATTAAAGAAAGCCGTTTAATAGTTAGCAAATTGGCTGTAAGTACCTGGACATAAATAAAGCTTTCTGTATTAAGAAATGTTTTACTCTCCTAACTCTTACCCATTGCCCTTTCCCCGCAACCCCATTGCCCAATCTCACAGTTAACTTTAATTTTGTCCACCTACTTAATATAGGGATTGACCAAACACAGATAGGTTGTCAATCCCTTGTCTTAGAGATTGAAAGCTTTGATTTATGAGCTTTCCAATTAAATCGGAGCGGCGGGATTTGAACCCACGACCCCTACTACCCCAAAGTTGATGCCTAGTTTTTAAAACTCCCTTCATAAAAAGCTTTTACTTAATATTAAAAAATTACAATACCCAATTCATACCCATTTTTGACCCAACTAGATCACGAAAAATTTCCTTAACCATATCTCAATACTACTAAAAATTTACTCGAATCCACCTCTCTCCTGTTTTCCTTAGCGGGACTTAGGCAGTTTTAATGGATAAAAAGGGCTGAAAGCCTTACAGGACAGTTAATTTACCTCTGTCGAGGTAAATTGACCTCAAAGCTATATGTATTAAGGTTTTATGTATTTTCGAGCTAAACATTTGAATACATAAGGTTTTCAGCCTTTTTTAAGCCGCTTTTTTGCCTTAAGTCCCGTTAGTTTCCTGCTCCCTCTGCTTGTCGAACAGGAACAAGCCAAAAATAGCTGTATCAAACTAGATCTGAATTTGGCTAACGCCTTTTTTTTGTTGGCAAGTGCTGGTCGTTTCAGAAAGCACCAGCCATCAAGACAACAAATTACCTAATTCAGGAGTAAAAATCATGTACGCTACAATCAATGAATTTCTTTTCCCCATCTTTCTTTTCGCTGTCTATTTCTGTGCTGTATCTAATTTGATTTACCAACCACAGAAGTTCTTTACAGTCCATCCAGCACTCCCTGCAAGCTCATCTCAATTAGACGACACCAATACTGTAGATGATCTCTCTTTTGAAGAACAATTAAGACCAAAAACAGAATCAGAAGAAATTTCTCTCATTATAGAAAATGAAAACGCTTCTTTTGAGCCAGTTAATCCTGAACTACCGACAGAAAATATCTCTAATCCTAAGCAAGACAATAACCTCTATACCCAAACCGAGACATTGATTAACAACCTCAAAAAACGTCAATGCCGTAAACTTTGTAAACCTCTTGGTATTCAACAGAAATGCGGCAAAGTTGAAAAGTCTCTTGCCTTGCTTAAAGCCGAAATTTGTACCATCCTCAAAGACGATTCCCATCATGTAATAACTGTGATCGAGGAACAACTTCCTGAACTAATCTCAGTATTTAACCAAATTTCTGAAATTGATGAAATAATAGCCAGCTAACGTTTTTTATAGGCAGGATTGAATCTTAATTATATATCAATGATTCAACCTGCTCCGAAATTTTAAATAAATTCCACTCAAGAAAGTTCTTATTATGTTGAGCGAAATTAAACCCACTCAAATTTTTGGTGATCGCCTTGCTCAAATTCATGAAGAAACTGAAAGATTAAAGGTGATCTCCACCCAATTGAAAACCAAAAGCCAGCAACTCACTCTATTATTTGACAGAGCAAGTGCGGCACTTGAAACCATCGAGCAATTGACGGCTTTAGTCCCTGAAACTTCCCCTGAAATTCGAGCGGTTTTAGAAGATATTTTCGAGCTAGATAACTGCCCTAAAGCTTCGACAAAACCATTACAAGAAGCCAAACAACCTACCTCAACCCATCCACTTATTAAAGTAGGCTATCAACTTTTACCAGTTCTACAACAGGGGCAACCCATTACTAATGCCAACCTCTCTCGTTTAATGACCGAAAGCTTTGGCGGCTCTGATGCAGTAGGGTCTTGGGCTTGGAAAGATGCCTATGAAGCCCTAGAAATCGCTCAAATCCTGCTCATTCAACAGCAAGGTAGAGAAATACTCAACCAATCTAATTCTCTATCTATTCTTGGAGAAATTGAGCGAATACATCGACTCTGCCCTACTCAAACCAGACGTTCAGAGACATCAATTCAGTTGCAGCAGTTTTCTACCCCCCTTCCCCTGGCTTATATTACTTCAGTAGCCGCACAAATCACTCCCGATGACCTCGTATTAGAACCAAGTGCAGGTACAGGAATTTTAAGCTCTTTTGCTTCTCTTGGTGGGGCGCAATTAATCCTCAACGAAATTTGTCCTCAACGTCGAAGCATTCTAGGGGAAATATTTCCTCAAGCCCCTTTATTTAGCCACAATGCTGAACAAATTGACGATTATCTTGACGAGAAATATCATCCAACTGTGGTGGTAATGAATCCGCCTTTTACCGCTTCCCCGAAGATGGCAAAACGTAATCAGTTTGCCACCCTTAAACATTTAGGTTCAGCGCTGGCAAGACTGTCAAAAGGAGGCCGTTTGGTTGTCATTACGGCTAATTGGTTCTCACCTCTAAACTCCCAATGGCGAGATAGCTTTATTAAACTGCAACAATCGGCAAAAGTCGCCTTTTCCTGTCCGATTGAGGGCAATGCTTAT is from Gloeothece verrucosa PCC 7822 and encodes:
- the argS gene encoding arginine--tRNA ligase, with product MISIIEQLKQRFTQALKIAFEQDFTEIEGLVVPATNPKFGDYQSNVALSLAKPLKQSPRAIAEQLVKALEISDLCEPPQIAGPGFINFTLKRSYLENQISILQKDPRLGVEKAAPPQKIVIDFSSPNIAKEMHVGHLRSTILGDCLARILEFRGHEVLRLNHVGDWGTQFGMLIAYLREVYPDALTTANALDLGDLVSFYKKAKIRFDEDETFKEEARQEVVKLQAGANDSGHAWQLLCEQSRREFQGIYDILDIKLVERGESFYNPMLSGILTQLDEQGLLTEDQGAKCVFLEGFTNKEGEPLPLIVQKSDGGYNYATTDLAALKYRVEQDQATRIIYVTDAGQANHFAQVFQVAKKAGILPENVEVVHVAFGIVKGEDGKKLKTRSGETIKLKDLIDEAIAHARRDLETRLSSDERTESQEFINHVAQGVGISAIKYADLSQNRVSDYIFSYDKMLALQGNTAPYMLYAYARVQSISREGNIDFNQLDEGASVLLTEEAELVLSKCLLQLTEVIQDVERDLLPNRLCEYLYELSKKFNKFYETCPVLKSEDPIKTSRLILCDLTAKTLKLGLFLLGISVLERM
- a CDS encoding PQQ-dependent sugar dehydrogenase, which produces MKPSSIVLFAILTFICACQRPSDKIKSTPSLQTSVSASNIPAKQLIATQPLTPQPIRITVKNLPLPYASNSASKPPQVIPIPNHPTLKVPQGFEVNIFAENLEQPRWLALTPTGEVLVTETRQNRIRLLKDTNNDGVADEYKTFATASNGLEIPFGIAFASQYFFLGNHNQVRRYPYQKGQQQLQGKGEKITDLPGGGYRQHWTRNVIVSPDGQKLYVSIGSQTNADVEPLPRASVQIMNLDGSNRQTFADGLRNPVGLDFHPLTQQLYTTVNERDGLGDDLVPDYLTRLEKGQFYGWPYTYLAPQLLDPRHQKSVNPQLAAKTSTPDVLFQAHSAALGLKFYTQKTFPEKYHNGAFVAFRGSWNRHQGTGYKIVFVPFNNQGKPLGYYEDFLTGFLVEPSVPSTWGRPVGLLVLPDGSLLFTEEANGRIYRIQKKK
- a CDS encoding 3'(2'),5'-bisphosphate nucleotidase yields the protein MTNYEKEKQIAITTVTAAAQLCQQVRHQQNWATLKKADASPVTIADFGSQAIICQGLSVAFPDDPIIAEEDATFLEQPELADSLKTVTQQVQKLIPGTTPPDVIDWINRGNGQIAWGTERVPHSRYWTLDPIDGTKGFIRGDQYAIALALVEKGEVKLGILACPALAADFRQPNRDQGVIFLAIRGQSTEMISIGTQKSQFIRVNDSDQIEKIRRIESVESAHSDRSLQIILDQTLGLSGAAQQMDSQAKYGAVARGEADLYLRIPLARAMYQENIWDHAAGSIIVEQAGGKVSDLEGKPLDFSLGAKLSKNRGIVVSNGNIHPQVLKALTQMTLPSTSDNSVSI
- a CDS encoding Uma2 family endonuclease, whose protein sequence is MQTPITEKVRWTTADLDLLPDNGNRYEIIEGELFVARAPHWKHQQVADNICTDLKRQLIPRARKNGATKN
- a CDS encoding M48 family metallopeptidase, translating into MLQKVKSLALLTSVCTMLSGTVGPLAAKPAPSTQNQKPQSTTETIYEKAKQELPQDVYIVYRIVDRLARANGLDEHPWRIGIVQEYNINAFATEANLVAVYSGLLDQLGGDASALACVIGHEMGHHTERHLAIGPTEQAALQAQIQQEAEQQVKQEIESANSEATGASVGGAVARGIGSFFGGWGSVAGNVAGSAADSAAQQRMAKAQKRVEEIVAQKNAELQEKIAQQSRTHEFEADEKGYIYATTAGFDPQGCVRMLEVLGRMPGSEVDSSHPAVPKRIERMQQLMTERPASTLVPLGESRIKTSQPLTYEPSKDGQSLRINSRHGGNAGDFFDQQFGK
- a CDS encoding GGDEF domain-containing protein translates to MKIIQQLEDLPPWVIVLISLFLIALIAVIDYIIIIDISLSIFYLIPIILVTWFTRLRMGILYSIICAFLWFFGEIVSKSYPYPWIPYWNVAVRLGFFLTITYLLWELKKVYQRERHLARTDGLTGITNRWFFLELLSWEVERFRRHQRPLTLAYLDVDNFKTVNDSYGHSVGDQLLRSLSHTLKTNIRSVDIVARLGGDEFALLLPETDYRSAQVVVTRLQDKLLAAMAVKSFPVGFSIGVVTFLSLPESIDEMIELVDHLMYDVKNSGKNRLKHEVFSASS
- the menA gene encoding 2-carboxy-1,4-naphthoquinone phytyltransferase; translation: MTTTPIIEPSKKKLWLAAIKPPMYSVAIMPIIAGTAIAFRETHRLNLSIFLTFLISAILILAWENLSNDVFDSETGIDKNKTHSVVNLTGNKPLIFGLSNFCLGLGILGIFAIAWWQQDWTVLEIILLCCALGYSYQGPPFRLGYQGLGEIICFFAFGPLAITAAYYSQTQSFSATMLGGSVFIGISTSIILFCSHFHQVEDDIAAGKRSPIVRLGTARGAKLLKWSTASLYVLTVLLIGLGIYPLGTLLVVLSLPFAIALTSHVQQYHDQPEKVSNCKFLAVNLHFFSGILFALGFLLF